One genomic segment of Ricinus communis isolate WT05 ecotype wild-type chromosome 3, ASM1957865v1, whole genome shotgun sequence includes these proteins:
- the LOC8273228 gene encoding serine carboxypeptidase-like 18, translating into MEKQSVLGTFASLIFLHSFLVLLFSQIAASKTVVTTLPGFDGELPFYLETGYIGVGESNESQLFYYFVESQRSPAVDPLMLWLTGGPGCSVLSAFFYESGPVTFDYSNYNGSLPSLHLNPFAWTQGINILYVDAPIGTGFSYSTTQENYYVDDIKSAAQTYEFLRKWLLDHPQFLQNQLFIGGDSYSGIPLPIIVSHVLDGNELGLTPMMNLKGYILGNPKTDDFIDENSLFPFAHRLTLISDELYEDAKEACGGDYVNINASNTECVTYINTYEEMVLQINTMQILEPYCQVSKPRGERLIEAKGRRSLDEDLENISISKLNSALWCRDYEYVLSNIWANDRSVRDALQVRENTTGVWKRCNSSLAYTKTVSSTVPYHKNLTMQSLRALVYSGDHDFSVPHIGTQNWIHLLNLTTNEYWRPWFVDGQVAGYTEKFISGDYTLIFATVKGAGHVAPEYKPTQCYAMIDRFFGYFPL; encoded by the exons ATGGAGAAACAGTCTGTGTTGGGCACTTTTGCTAGTCTCATTTTTTTACATTCATTTCTTGTATtgcttttctctcaaattgcTGCCTCAAAGACTGTTGTGACCACTCTTCCTGGGTTTGATGGTGAGCTTCCCTTCTATCTTGAAACTGG GTACATTGGTGTGGGTGAATCAAATGAGTCGCAGctattttactattttgtaGAGTCTCAGAGGAGCCCTGCAGTTGACCCTCTTATGCTTTGGCTGACTGGTGGCCCTGGTTGCTCTGTTCTCTCTGCCTTCTTCTATGAAAGTG GGCCTGTAACTTTTGATTATTCTAATTACAATGGAAGCTTGCCATCACTGCACTTGAACCCTTTTGCTTGGACACag GGTATCAACATTTTATACGTAGATGCACCAATTGGCACTGGTTTCTCCTACTCAACAACTCAAGAAAATTACTATGTCGATGATATTAAGTCCGCAGCTCAGACGTATGAGTTTTTGCGAAAG TGGTTGCTTGACCACCCACAATTTCTCCAAAATCAACTATTCATTGGGGGTGATTCCTATTCAGGCATTCCCCTTCCAATTATAGTTTCACATGTACTTGATG GTAATGAACTTGGATTGACACCAATGATGAATTTAAAG GGATATATACTTGGAAACCCCAAAACAGatgattttattgatgaaAACTCACTATTCCCATTTGCTCATAGATTGACACTTATATCTGATGAACTTTATGAG GATGCCAAAGAAGCCTGCGGCGGAGATTATGTAAATATCAATGCAAGCAACACAGAGTGTGTTACATACATAAACACTTACGAGGAG ATGGTTCTTCAGATAAATACGATGCAAATTCTTGAGCCTTATTGCCAAGTTTCAAAACCAAGAGGCGAAAGATTAATAGAAGCTAAAGGAAGAAGATCACTCGATGAGGACCTCGAaaatatttccatttcaaaacTTAATAGTGCACTTTGGTGTCGG GACTATGAGTACGTGCTGTCAAATATTTGGGCTAATGACAGAAGTGTTCGGGATGCTCTTCAAGTTCGGGag AACACAACTGGTGTATGGAAGAGGTGCAATTCTAGCTTAGCTTATACAAAGACCGTCTCAAGCACAGTCCCCTACCATAAGAACCTCACCATGCAAAGCCTTCGAGCTCTTGTCTACAG tGGTGACCATGATTTCTCTGTACCGCACATTGGCACACAAAACTGGATCCATTTGCTCAATTTGACCACTAATGAATATTGGCGGCCATGGTTTGTGGATGGTCAAGTTGCTGG TTATACAGAGAAGTTCATAAGTGGTGACTATACTCTAATCTTCGCTACTGTCAAG GGTGCGGGCCATGTTGCTCCAGAATACAAGCCAACCCAATGTTATGCTATGATTGATCGCTTCTTTGGTTATTTCCCTCTCTAA